From the Gymnogyps californianus isolate 813 chromosome 2, ASM1813914v2, whole genome shotgun sequence genome, one window contains:
- the KCNS2 gene encoding potassium voltage-gated channel subfamily S member 2, with protein sequence MTGQSLKALSEANFEDNEISINVGGFKKKMRSNTLLRFPETRLGKLLSCHSKESILELCDDYDDTKNEFYFDRNPELFPYVLHFYNTGKLHVMGELCVFSFSQEIEYWGINEFFIDSCCSYSYHGRKMEPDQEKWEEQSDQESTTSSFDEILAFYNDASKFDKQPFGNIRRQLWLALDNPGYSVLSRIFSVLSIVVVLGSIVTMCLNSLPDFQIVDSNGNPEEDPRFEIVEHFGIAWFTFELVARFAVAPDFLKFFKHALNLIDLMSILPFYITLIVNLVVESSPTLANLGRVAQVLRLMRIFRILKLARHSTGLRSLGATLKYSYREVGLLLLYLSVGISIFSVVAYTIEKEENEGLATIPACWWWATVSMTTVGYGDVVPGSTAGKLTASACILAGILVVVLPITLIFNKFSHFYRRQKQLESAMRSCDFGDGMKEVPSVNLRDYYAYKVKSLMASLTNMSRSTPSELSLNDSLH encoded by the coding sequence ATGACAGGGCAGAGTCTGAAGGCTTTATCTGAAGCGAATTTTGAAGACAATGAGATCAGCATCAACGTTGGaggctttaagaaaaagatgagatCCAACACATTATTAAGGTTCCCCGAGACCAGGCTGGGCAAACTGCTGAGCTGCCACTCAAAGGAGTCGATACTGGAGCTCTGCGACGACTATGATGACACCaagaatgaattttattttgacagGAACCCCGAGCTCTTTCCTTACGTGCTACATTTTTATAACACCGGCAAGCTCCATGTGATGGGTGAACTCTGCGTGTTTTCTTTCAGCCAGGAGATTGAATACTGGGGAATCAATGAATTCTTTATAGACTCCTGCTGCAGTTACAGCTACCATGGGAGGAAAATGGAGCCAGACCAAGAGAAATGGGAGGAACAAAGTGACCAGGAAAGTACCACATCTTCTTTTGATGAGATTTTGGCATTCTACAACGATGCCTCTAAATTTGACAAACAACCCTTTGGAAACATCAGGAGGCAGCTCTGGCTCGCTTTGGATAATCCTGGGTACTCAGTCTTAAGCCGAATCTTCAGTGTCCTTTCAATAGTGGTTGTTCTGGGCTCCATCGTGACCATGTGCCTGAACAGCCTCCCAGACTTTCAGATTGTTGACAGCAATGGGAACCCCGAGGAAGACCCTCGCTTTGAAATCGTGGAACATTTTGGTATTGCATGGTTCACTTTTGAACTGGTGGCGAGATTTGCAGTAGCtcctgactttttaaaatttttcaagcATGCCCTGAATTTGATTGACCTAATGTCTATCCTTCCATTTTATATTACCTTAATTGTCAACTTGGTGGTGGAAAGCAGTCCAACTTTAGCAAATTTAGGCAGGGTTGCACAAGTCCTGAGACTCATGAGGATCTTTCGTATCTTAAAGCTTGCTAGACACTCCACAGGTCTCAGGTCTCTTGGAGCCACCCTGAAGTATAGCTACAGAGAGGTGGGGCTTCTTTTACTTTACCTCTCTGTTGGCATCTCCATTTTCTCAGTAGTGGCTTACACCattgagaaagaagagaatgaGGGGTTAGCCACCATCCCTGCTTGTTGGTGGTGGGCTACCGTTAGCATGACCACAGTTGGCTACGGGGATGTTGTGCCAGGGAGCACTGCTGGCAAGTTGACGGCATCTGCATGCATCCTAGCCGGTATCCTAGTGGTAGTGCTTCCCATTACACTGATCTTCAATAAATTCTCCCACTTTTATAGGCGTCAGAAGCAGTTAGAGAGTGCCATGAGAAGCTGCGATTTTGGTGATGGCATGAAAGAAGTTCCATCAGTCAACTTAAGGGACTACTATGCTTATAAAGTTAAATCCCTTATGGCCAGTCTTACCAATATGAGCAGGAGTACCCCCAGTGAGCTGAGCCTGAATGATTCACTGCATTAG